A section of the Coriobacteriia bacterium genome encodes:
- the rpmE gene encoding 50S ribosomal protein L31, translating to MRQGIHPDYVETKVTCSCGNTFMTRSTKADLHVELCSSCHPFYTGKQKFVDTGGRVQRFADKFGSNATAVLDRETAERDARRKAHEESALAAREAKAARDAGRAGRAAKHETAGAVESGAAAADVVEPVVEEPVEVEEPVEVEETVVEAPVEETPAE from the coding sequence GTGCGCCAGGGAATACATCCCGACTACGTCGAGACCAAGGTGACCTGCTCGTGCGGGAACACCTTCATGACTCGCTCGACCAAGGCGGATCTCCATGTCGAGCTCTGCTCGTCGTGTCACCCGTTCTACACGGGCAAGCAGAAGTTCGTCGACACCGGCGGGCGCGTCCAGCGCTTCGCCGACAAGTTCGGCAGCAACGCGACCGCCGTCCTCGATCGGGAGACCGCCGAGCGCGATGCTCGCCGCAAGGCGCACGAGGAGTCCGCGCTCGCCGCTCGCGAGGCCAAGGCCGCTCGCGACGCCGGTCGCGCGGGCCGTGCCGCCAAGCACGAGACCGCCGGGGCGGTGGAGTCCGGCGCCGCCGCGGCGGACGTCGTCGAGCCGGTCGTCGAGGAGCCGGTAGAGGTCGAGGAGCCGGTAGAGGTCGAGGAGACGGTCGTCGAGGCCCCCGTCGAGGAGACGCCGGCCGAGTAA